From one Thermococcus celericrescens genomic stretch:
- the rfbB gene encoding dTDP-glucose 4,6-dehydratase has protein sequence MRLLVTGGMGFIGSNFIRYILEKHSDWEVINLDKLGYGSNPANLKDIEDDPRYTFVKGDIADFELVSELVRRVDGIVHFAAESHVDRSISSPEHFLRSNVIGVYTILEAIRKENPEVRLVHVSTDEVYGDILEGSFTEKDALMPSSPYSATKAASDVLVLGWTRTYSLNASITRCTNNYGPYQFPEKLIPKTIIRASMGLKIPIYGTGQNVRDWLYVEDHVRAIEAVLLKGEPREIYNISAGEEKTNLEVVKTILELMGRDESLIEFVEDRPGHDLRYSLDSWKITRDLKWRPKHSFEEGIRKTVKWYLENEAWWRPLVNEKVLHPTPWKLGW, from the coding sequence ATGAGGCTTTTGGTGACCGGTGGAATGGGCTTCATAGGGAGCAACTTCATCCGCTATATCCTTGAAAAGCACTCCGACTGGGAGGTAATAAACCTTGACAAGCTTGGCTACGGCTCGAATCCGGCAAATTTGAAAGACATCGAAGACGACCCGCGCTACACCTTCGTCAAGGGAGACATAGCGGACTTTGAGCTCGTGAGCGAGCTGGTTAGGAGAGTTGACGGAATAGTGCACTTCGCCGCTGAAAGTCACGTGGACAGGAGCATCTCAAGCCCCGAGCACTTCCTGAGAAGCAACGTCATCGGTGTTTACACGATTCTTGAAGCCATCAGGAAAGAGAACCCCGAAGTTAGACTAGTTCACGTGAGCACCGATGAAGTCTACGGCGATATCCTGGAAGGCTCGTTCACCGAAAAAGACGCGCTTATGCCCTCATCCCCATACTCCGCTACTAAAGCTGCCAGTGATGTTCTCGTGCTTGGCTGGACGCGGACTTACAGTCTGAACGCCTCCATAACGAGGTGCACCAACAACTACGGCCCCTACCAGTTCCCGGAAAAGCTCATCCCCAAGACGATAATCAGGGCCAGCATGGGGCTCAAGATTCCGATATACGGCACCGGCCAGAACGTGAGGGACTGGCTCTACGTCGAAGACCACGTCAGGGCAATTGAGGCCGTTCTGCTCAAAGGGGAGCCCAGGGAAATCTACAACATCTCCGCCGGCGAGGAAAAGACTAACCTGGAGGTCGTTAAGACGATCCTTGAGCTCATGGGCAGGGACGAGTCGCTTATAGAGTTTGTTGAGGACAGGCCCGGCCATGACCTGCGCTACTCCCTCGACTCCTGGAAGATAACGCGTGACCTCAAGTGGAGGCCAAAGCACAGCTTTGAGGAGGGCATTAGAAAGACTGTCAAATGGTACCTCGAAAACGAGGCCTGGTGGAGGCCGCTGGTCAACGAGAAGGTCCTTCATCCAACGCCCTGGAAGCTGGGGTGGTGA